In Hydrogenimonas thermophila, a single genomic region encodes these proteins:
- a CDS encoding TetR/AcrR family transcriptional regulator: protein MKKDNRTKILSVALKLLNEQDSQSVTTNHIAEAAGVSTGNLYYHFKNKEEIIRELYGQMRDEIGFESQPLPETLCEMQSYCDYVAKVWWKYRFLRRELHFLMTRDDLFAKDVIKDVRLQREKMILLLLHLRDKGYIELAYDNMLNNIVDTMMLYSHFWTPYLYIIGEDIDVSKAQMVAQRIEEVLRPFLTKKAKTELAKCQ, encoded by the coding sequence GTGAAAAAGGATAATCGTACAAAAATATTATCTGTTGCACTGAAACTTTTGAATGAACAGGATTCACAAAGTGTTACAACAAATCATATTGCTGAAGCTGCAGGGGTTAGTACTGGAAATCTCTACTACCACTTTAAAAACAAAGAGGAGATTATAAGAGAGCTTTATGGTCAAATGAGAGATGAGATTGGCTTTGAGTCTCAGCCATTGCCAGAAACACTTTGTGAAATGCAATCTTACTGTGATTATGTAGCAAAAGTTTGGTGGAAGTACCGCTTTTTAAGAAGAGAGCTTCACTTTTTAATGACACGTGATGATCTCTTTGCAAAAGATGTAATTAAAGATGTCAGATTGCAGCGTGAGAAGATGATTTTACTTCTTTTACATCTAAGAGATAAGGGGTATATTGAATTAGCTTATGACAATATGTTGAACAATATAGTAGATACAATGATGCTTTACAGTCACTTTTGGACACCATATCTCTACATTATTGGAGAAGATATAGATGTTAGTAAAGCTCAAATGGTTGCTCAGCGAATAGAGGAAGTTTTAAGACCTTTTTTGACAAAAAAGGCAAAAACAGAACTTGCAAAATGCCAATAA
- a CDS encoding class I SAM-dependent methyltransferase yields MDKLENQSKILFLGEGEGRNAIYAALKGHEATALDASSIGLEKAKQLSKEYHVEIKTIHTDLAQWQPPIEQYDVMMSSYMHLMEPLRTVAFHKAMEVLKEGGGICWRVFFSRTVTVYIRRT; encoded by the coding sequence ATCGATAAACTTGAAAACCAGTCAAAAATTTTATTTTTAGGAGAAGGGGAAGGGCGTAACGCTATTTATGCTGCTTTAAAAGGTCATGAAGCGACTGCGCTTGATGCTTCTAGCATAGGCTTAGAGAAAGCTAAACAATTATCCAAAGAGTATCATGTAGAGATCAAGACAATCCATACAGATCTTGCACAGTGGCAGCCGCCTATAGAACAGTATGACGTGATGATGAGCTCTTATATGCATTTGATGGAGCCATTACGAACAGTAGCTTTTCATAAGGCTATGGAAGTATTAAAAGAAGGTGGGGGTATTTGTTGGAGAGTTTTTTTCTCAAGAACAGTTACTGTGTACATCAGGAGGACCTAA
- the cobA gene encoding uroporphyrinogen-III C-methyltransferase — protein sequence MGKVYLTGAGPGDIDLLTVKALRVVRNADVIIYDRLANADILKEAKSGCEFIYVGKEDGLHILPQDEINEVIYQNALKHETVVRLKGGDPFVFGRGGEEAKYLKERGISYEIIPGVTSAIAVPAYAGIPVTHRGISVSFKVVTGHEARDKKQLQVDWELMKADETIVFLMGLHNLPKITKNLIEIGKPKETPCAVISRGTTSDQRSVIGTLENINEKVKNAKVQRPALIVVGKVVDLKQDLEWFKVNERL from the coding sequence ATGGGTAAAGTCTACCTAACCGGTGCAGGACCGGGAGATATTGATCTGTTGACAGTTAAGGCATTACGTGTAGTACGTAATGCTGATGTCATTATTTATGATCGTTTAGCAAATGCAGATATTTTAAAAGAGGCAAAGAGTGGGTGTGAGTTTATATATGTAGGAAAAGAGGATGGTCTTCACATTTTGCCTCAAGATGAGATAAATGAAGTAATCTATCAAAATGCACTCAAACATGAGACTGTTGTACGTCTTAAGGGTGGTGATCCTTTTGTTTTTGGTCGTGGCGGAGAAGAGGCAAAATATCTTAAAGAGCGTGGTATCTCTTATGAAATAATTCCGGGTGTAACATCTGCAATAGCAGTTCCTGCATATGCTGGTATTCCTGTAACGCATAGAGGTATTTCTGTATCATTTAAAGTTGTTACAGGTCATGAAGCACGAGATAAGAAGCAATTGCAGGTTGACTGGGAGTTAATGAAAGCTGATGAGACAATAGTATTTTTGATGGGATTGCACAATTTACCGAAAATTACAAAAAATCTTATTGAAATAGGCAAACCTAAAGAGACCCCTTGCGCTGTTATAAGCAGAGGAACTACATCTGATCAAAGAAGTGTCATTGGTACTCTTGAAAATATAAATGAAAAAGTTAAAAATGCTAAAGTTCAAAGACCAGCACTTATTGTTGTTGGTAAAGTTGTTGATCTAAAACAAGATTTGGAGTGGTTTAAAGTAAATGAAAGACTTTAA
- a CDS encoding carboxymuconolactone decarboxylase family protein — protein MAYIKLPEFEEMDPEIQEKARPILEKTGKLGDIFKLLAVRKDIYFATDMMVQNYLLKETELPYRTKEAIALLVSKENGCKMCVDVHKSIAKMLGMTEEEVEKVLKGIDAMEVDDAEKELLRFCIRASQKDNYKMTQEDIDAIKSLGYSESQILEAVAITGYFNYINTLSNVFGLGD, from the coding sequence ATGGCTTACATTAAGTTACCAGAGTTTGAAGAGATGGATCCTGAAATTCAGGAAAAAGCTCGACCTATTTTGGAAAAGACAGGAAAATTAGGAGATATATTCAAACTACTTGCAGTTAGAAAAGATATCTATTTTGCTACCGATATGATGGTTCAAAACTATCTACTTAAAGAGACAGAACTTCCTTACAGAACAAAAGAGGCAATTGCTTTGTTAGTTTCAAAAGAGAATGGATGTAAAATGTGTGTTGATGTACATAAAAGTATTGCCAAAATGTTGGGTATGACAGAAGAAGAGGTAGAAAAGGTACTTAAAGGTATAGATGCAATGGAAGTTGATGATGCTGAAAAAGAACTTCTGCGTTTTTGTATTAGAGCTTCACAAAAAGATAACTATAAAATGACTCAAGAAGATATAGATGCTATAAAATCTTTAGGATATAGTGAATCTCAAATACTTGAAGCAGTTGCAATTACAGGATATTTCAACTACATCAATACCCTTTCAAATGTTTTTGGTCTTGGAGATTAG